The following DNA comes from Huiozyma naganishii CBS 8797 chromosome 8, complete genome.
TTTCGATGCGTGGAAGTGTGTCGGTGTGAGAGACGTAGGCGCGTCTTTTGGAGTCAGAAGTTGGTATAACGATCCCAAGAAATGGAATATGTCATTCGACTACGAGTTGGTGAGGAGGAAATTCCTTGGAACTGACACCAAGGAAACAAAACTCTCAGAGTACCTCCTGATACAGGAGGGTAGCTTTGTCAGGTCAGTGATAAAGAATAACTTCACAAAGGACAATAGAGATAGCCCTTTTAACCCGACGAAGGGCACCATGTACAAGATAAACAACGAATTGGGGGCGATGGATAACGGGTCCAGCTTTTGGAAAACAGTGCTGGAGCTCAACCATGTCAAGAGCTGGTTCCCCCGGGATTTCATTACACTTAGTACCACGCTTCGGTCCGGTTACATTAAAAACTTAAATCCTGCTAAGAGTTACATCCATTTCACGgacaaatttcaaaatggtgGGCCTAACGATGTACGAAACTTCCAATTGAACGGAATTGGACCAAGACATATGCACCATTCGATGGGGGGCGACGCATTTATTGCGTATGGAGTCAGcctcttttcaaaaattccTCTCAAACGATTCCAGGACTCCAATTTCAGATTGCATTGGTATTTCAACGGAGGGAAACTAATCAACCATAATAATTTACCGATCCATACTTTGCTACGCGAACTAACTCTAGAGCACTCGACCTCGATTGGTGCTGGGATAGTAATGAGACATCCCATGGCTCGGTTTGAACTGAACTTCGGTGTACCTTTAACCAGTCACGTCGGTGATTTGCAAAGGAAAGGGTTCCAGTTTGGCTTAGGGTTCGAATTTTTGTAAATAATAAAGTTACATACACAGACACTTTGTGGGGATAACACGTTCATATTATGGTcttctttccctttttttaGTTTCATTTTCGTTGTTTCATCCAGTTTTCATGGAGTTTTACAACCTCAGGTACAATATCTTCCTCGATACTTTTGTGTGGTTTTTGAGATCTAATCCAGTATCCCTCAGGAACGTGTGGAACAACGAATACAACCTCTGAACTTCTCGTCTGTAATAGGTTGCCGATCACCAATTGGTGATTGTACCTATTCAATGCATATTTTGCCTTGTCAAGCAGAATCTGTTCGTCAGTCTCTAATTTGAACGAAACTATCATTGCTTGACTGGCCCAAGATTTGACAAGCCGGCTCAAGAATTTGGGCACAGGGTCCAAATTCACGATCAATTTCCCATCCGCCGTTGTCATAGTGTTACTCCCGCCACTGTTGCTGTCGCCATCGAGCGAGTAGTCCCTTGATTGAATCTTATGTTTTGGCAATTTAGAGAAAgggacaaaaaaatcacTCACGGCAGCCGCCAAGTAGAAGAGACAACCGTTATAGTCCAGTAGCTGTCCTATCCCTCTCAATGACCACAAGTACTGGTTTACTGTGGTGAAgggcagcagcaacagctTTCTGTCCTTGTTAAGATACTTATCGTAAAGTATCTTGCATTTGTGGAATTGTTGGAAGTATTGGTCCTTCACTTTTCCCTTGTCATCGATAAAGTCAAGAAACGAGGTTTTGTTATTGTTCTGAAACGACCTATTAAAGGGCGTCAAACT
Coding sequences within:
- the SAM50 gene encoding SAM complex subunit SAM50 (similar to Saccharomyces cerevisiae SAM50 (YNL026W); ancestral locus Anc_2.304) codes for the protein MPIRPITQEDIEQLALQNRDLPIDLVKIQAVSTSSKNNSLHDTTLQTYIDATLRECKTMSELPTQMELLNRMLRQAGLINGLHPTFHTIKAEGTTDRKAALPIITTVYYQPTSKFTAKTGTNVTNSGSGDGYISFQTRLPTDEIIKLDYRHDTSMNSGARISASSAYLKQTPFWNWKFDLFDAWKCVGVRDVGASFGVRSWYNDPKKWNMSFDYELVRRKFLGTDTKETKLSEYLLIQEGSFVRSVIKNNFTKDNRDSPFNPTKGTMYKINNELGAMDNGSSFWKTVLELNHVKSWFPRDFITLSTTLRSGYIKNLNPAKSYIHFTDKFQNGGPNDVRNFQLNGIGPRHMHHSMGGDAFIAYGVSLFSKIPLKRFQDSNFRLHWYFNGGKLINHNNLPIHTLLRELTLEHSTSIGAGIVMRHPMARFELNFGVPLTSHVGDLQRKGFQFGLGFEFL
- the KNAG0H01950 gene encoding uncharacterized protein (similar to Saccharomyces cerevisiae YIL083C; ancestral locus Anc_2.305) produces the protein MTLLDHASDIHTSRPVITHAINHSITDAFFPVAKDPDAEDQYFQTNPKPEYLDDLILDAKSFINYQHLVGRDKIVLVTSGGTTVPLENNTVRFIDNFSAGTRGSSSAEQFLLNGYSVIFLHREFSLTPFNRSFQNNNKTSFLDFIDDKGKVKDQYFQQFHKCKILYDKYLNKDRKLLLLPFTTVNQYLWSLRGIGQLLDYNGCLFYLAAAVSDFFVPFSKLPKHKIQSRDYSLDGDSNSGGSNTMTTADGKLIVNLDPVPKFLSRLVKSWASQAMIVSFKLETDEQILLDKAKYALNRYNHQLVIGNLLQTRSSEVVFVVPHVPEGYWIRSQKPHKSIEEDIVPEVVKLHENWMKQRK